In Cololabis saira isolate AMF1-May2022 chromosome 4, fColSai1.1, whole genome shotgun sequence, one DNA window encodes the following:
- the LOC133442147 gene encoding zinc finger protein 665-like, translated as MIHTGDKPFTCEQCGAAFTRKYHLKIHQRIHTGEKPFSCDQCGAAFTQQSNLKIHQRIHTGEKLFTCDQCGAAFTRQDSLRTHQRIHTGDKPFRCDQCGAAFTTSSHLKIHQRIHTGEKPFRCDQCGAAFTRSSDLRTHQRIHSGDKPFRCDQCGAAFTQQSHLRTHQRIHTGDKPFRCDQCGTAFTTSGSLMIHQRVHTGDKPFRCEQCGAAFTKSSDLRTHQRIHTGDKPFRCDQCGAAFTESGKLKIHQRTHTGDKPFTCDQCGAAFTRQDCLKIHQRIHTGDKSFRCDQCGAAFTTSGSLMTHQRIHTGEKPFRCDQCGAAFTQQGHLRTHQRIHTGDKPFRCDQCGAAFTQQGHLRTHQRIHTGDKPFRCEQCEAAFTRSSQLKKHQRTHTSDKL; from the coding sequence atgattcacactggagataaaccgttcacttgtgaacagtgtggagcagcttttaccagaaaATATcatctaaagattcaccaacgtattcacactggagaaaaacctttcagttgtgatcagtgtggagcagcttttacccaacaaagtaatctaaagattcaccaacgtattcacactggagaaaaactgttcacttgtgatcagtgtggagcagcttttaccagacaAGATAGTCTAAgaactcaccaacgtattcacactggagataaaccgttcagatgtgatcagtgtggagcagcttttaccacttcAAGTCACCtgaagattcaccaacgtattcacactggagaaaaaccatttaggtgtgatcagtgtggagcagcttttaccagatcAAGtgatctaaggactcaccaacgtattcacagtGGAGATAAACCatttaggtgtgatcagtgtggagcagcttttacccaacaaagtcatctaaggactcaccaacgtattcacactggagataaaccgtttaggtgtgatcagtgtggaacagcttttaccacatcaggtagtCTAATGattcaccaacgtgttcacactggagataaaccgtttagatgtgaacagtgtggagcagcttttaccaaatCAAGtgatctaaggactcaccaacgtattcacactggagataaaccgtttcggtgtgatcagtgtggagcagcttttactgagtcaggaaagctaaagattcaccaacgtactcacactggagataaaccattcacttgtgatcagtgtggagcagcttttaccagacaagattgtctaaagattcaccaacgtattcacactggagataaatcgttcagatgtgatcagtgtggagcagcttttaccacatcaggtagtctaatgactcaccaacgtattcacacggGAGAAAAaccgtttaggtgtgatcagtgtggagcagcttttacccaacaaggtcatctaaggactcaccaacgtattcacactggagataaaccattcagatgtgatcagtgtggagcagcttttacccaacaaggtcatctaaggactcaccaacgtattcacactggagataaaccgttcagatgtgaacagtgtgaggcagcttttaccagatcAAGTCAGCTAAAAAAGCACCAACGTACTCACACGAGTGATAAACTCtaa